Within Phycodurus eques isolate BA_2022a unplaced genomic scaffold, UOR_Pequ_1.1 contig_188, whole genome shotgun sequence, the genomic segment GGACATCTAGGTGAGGTGCCCTTTGTCCATTCTTTTCCATGAAGTTGCTCAACTACCCTCAGCGCTACACACTGATCCAGTTTGTGGAAATCACCGTCGGGCACTGAGAGTAAATCCGTTGGGGTAGGGAGTCGTTGATAATACCATCGCGTCATCCGCGGTACTAACTTATATGATGATTCCTTCCTATCAGCAATCCATCTGGACGCACGCACTGGTCTTATCCATGTTAAGGAGTTATTCAGCCAGGGTTCGTAGTATACTTCAATTCCTTGGTATTGTAGATTACCCACAGACCCGATAATCAGGCTTACAAATTCCGGTGCAAAATTATCTTCCTGTAGATACATTCCCCTGTAGGTTAATACATGGAAATGGTAGGAACTGTCGGTTTTCTTACCAGTATTCCATAGACGGGGGTGTAGAGGGGGCTTTCCTTGCATCAACTTCTGCTGACATTCTTCAACTCTATCTTCCGTGGAGCGTCGCTTCCTTGGAGGCTTTTCCATTACTTTCCTTCCCAAACTATATCTACCCGGCTTCGGTGTCACCTTTTTTGGTTCAGTGGTTGAGGATACTTGACTGTCGTTTACCATCGATGGTTGGTTTGCACAGGTGAAAGTCAAACAGCTCCAGCATGGTTCCCAGCTTGGGCGCACCGTGGTGCAAGTATGATTCAGGGGTGCCGCCATGGAAACGATGTCCTTGTTGGCCGCCTTTGGTATCCAGTATCCTCCTGAGCCGTCAGGCAGACCTGCGCACTGTTCGTTGGTATACCACATTGGTTCCGCGTGACCTATTTGGAGCCAATTTTTCCTAACCTCCCTTTCCTCACTCTGTTCTAAGCACAGCACAGTTAACGTGATAATTGAGATTTCATTAGTCCATTGAGCCTGTAGAACTATATGCGTGGTACACACCTTCTTGGTCAACGCTGGGTATTCGGTGCAGTTCCTCAGCCATGCGCTTAGGTCTGTTCCTCCTCTCCGTATCTCCAAGGGTCCTGAACCATTCCTGGGAGATCTGTTACAGTTATCAATTATGTCTTGTCCCGCGCTTGAATCGGATCTATTATCCTGTTTTCTGTATTCCACTGATGATACTTGGCGAACTTTCCAACACGTTTGATTAATTATCTTTGTTGTTCCGTGTCGGATAGTAGTCAAATCCAAAAGGTTGTCTTGCTTGAGTTCATACCGAGTGTTAAGGTTCGTCATTAACATCAGTAGGACATACATGATGATACAGCCGCCTGCCAAGATCCCAATACTTTTCATCTTCCTCCTATatctgagccaaaatgttcgtGGTGTGCTATACCGAGGTAGTTCCTCTTGCCTGAATGTATCCCATTCTTCATCTCGGGCAGGTTGTTCATAGCTGGTTTCTTCCGATTCTTTTACGGTCGGTGTCTcgtatgtattttctttttgttctacCTCCTGTCCCAAGTTGCGATAAGTATGAACCGGTTGTCTTACCTCTTGATGTTGTAACAAGGGGTCCTTCACAGTTCCTGGCTGGGGAGTATCATAATGCGGTTTAGGAGTATCATAATGCGGGTTAGGCGTATCATAATGCGGTTTAGGAGTATCATAATGCGGGTTAGGCGTGTCATAATGCGGGTTAGGAGTGTAAAGGTTTCCCTCTTCCATCCTTCCTGGTTCCTTGTCTCCTTGATTAGCCAGTGTGTCGCATTCAATCTTTTCCTCAGTTTTGGGTTCGGTCATGCTTGCTCTTGGGTGTGACTGTTGCTCTCTCCTATCAGTCCTTCCTTTTAAATTGGTCCAATCTCACTTCCTTTTTACACTTGCTCCGCCCTCGAGTTCGAGGTTGACTCTGGTAACTTGAATATTCGTCTTGTCCTTGAAGCTCCGTCTGGCTCAATGTTCTTTCCAAAGCCTTTTTTGTGTAGGTGAATTAGCACTATCAATAAGCCAATAAGTGCAAGTCTAATAAATGCGCCTACTGCTGCAATAATTACAGCCCCCTTGCGTTGATTCCCTTTCTGTTGTGGTGTATCTTCTGGAATGAAAAAAGACCTAGAAGAGCCGCTACTGTTAAAGGTACACGTGTAGTTATTTTTCTGCGATGATTCCACCCGTATCTGAGTGGTGACTCTGAAGAGCCCGTCTTCCGTCACCACAACGGTGGTGCTGGCGTTGAGTTCTTGCCGGTGATTGTCTTCCCAGGTGACCTTAGATTTAGGGTATCCTTCAGACTGACAGGTTAGCACAAGCTCACCCTCTTTTCctgatttaacaatgtttttggTCACTCTTTTGAACGGTGCCGTCACTGATAACTTAATATCCTTATAGTCAGCTCCATTCGTTGTTCCTATTTTACATTGGTAGTTCCCCGTGTCATTAATACGAAGTCTGGTTACCTGCAACTTCGTCCAGCCATCTTTAATCTGTTCGATGAGCAGCCTGGTGCGACCTCGGAAGTCCGAATGCTGGGAAGCGTTCAACTCCTGTCCTTTTTCCATCTGGTAC encodes:
- the LOC133398482 gene encoding programmed cell death 1 ligand 1-like, which produces MKWINILMLPALFQPCLQVMLTTTAEQTSYQAESGGSVLMGCRFFPLSQHPYEDLTVSWHWTSQARSREVYQMEKGQELNASQHSDFRGRTRLLIEQIKDGWTKLQVTRLRINDTGNYQCKIGTTNGADYKDIKLSVTAPFKRVTKNIVKSGKEGELVLTCQSEGYPKSKVTWEDNHRQELNASTTVVVTEDGLFRVTTQIRVESSQKNNYTCTFNSSGSSRSFFIPEDTPQQKGNQRKGAVIIAAVGAFIRLALIGLLIVLIHLHKKGFGKNIEPDGASRTRRIFKLPESTSNSRAEQV